CTACAGTTCGTAAAGCTACAAGAACTTTCTAGACTCCTAGATGGCCTGCATGTGACCTCAGCGCTCCCAGCCAGGGGGCCTGTGTGTGgcaccttccctgcccctcccacctgggTCCTGTCCCTAGCTGTAAGAAGTCCCCGGGTGCCCTCTTCATCCCTGTTGTTAGAGAGGAATGGGATTGGGTCCCCTGTGCCTCGTGATAGAAGGTTTTGAGCCCGTGAGAGGGTCGCCCTGCGTAGACACGGCTGTCTTCAGCACCGACGGCCGCGGGTCGTGCACACGTGTGTCTCTTGGTCATTTTGGAAGAGTGAGCGGTGGCTGTCCCAGGATAGGGAGCGAGCCGTGCACCTGCCCCGGGACGGACCGGGGAGCCCCTCCGCCTGCTGCCCGCCCGAGAGCTTGCCTTCCCGCCGCCCTGCCCTGGCCAGGGGCCTCGCGGGCTTTGGCTCCAGCACGTCTCCTCCCTGCTCGTCGGGGACGCCTGCCGGGCACTCGGGCTCGCCGTCCCGCGCAGCGTTGCTCTCCGGGTCTCTGCATCGTGCTTTCCCATGGGAGGGCTGCCTGCCGAGCCCTGCGGTCCCAGCCGCCGGCCGTGACCTCCTCTCGGGCCCTCGCGGCACCGGCTGTTGCCGAGTGGGCAGCACGGGGTGCCGGGCTCCTAGCGGGAGCGCCCGTGGACCCGGCGTTTATCCTGCTTGGCACCACGCTCTCAGAGGCGCCCTGGGTTCCCAGCGTCCCACGGGGCTCTGTTCAGCCCCTGGCTGCGAGACCTCTGATGCGACCCCGCGCGCTCTGTGAGCTCTGGCTCGTGCCCTGGCACGACACGTCCGCCCCCTGACTTCGTCCCTGGCCCGGCGCTGGGCCCGTCACCCCCCGCTCCCAGGGGGCCGGTTCTCAGGACCGGGTGGGGCAGCGGGTGCTCCCGGCGCCGGGGGTCATGGCGGGCTGGCATGTTTGTGCCCGTGTCcgtctgtgtctgtgtgcgtgtgtcgAACTGCACTCAAAGGGAATTTTCCAATTGATTGATTCGTTGAAAGGAGGGAgggtgcacaagcaggggaggggcagagagagaatccccagcaggctctgtgctgtcagcgcggagcttgacgaggggctcagtcccacgaaccgtgagatcataaccttagccaaaaatcaagagtcggacgctcagcccaccgaccacccaggtgccccgggacttTTCCAATTTGAACGTGACCTTATTGTTTTCCTCGACTTCTCCGACTGGCTCTTTTTTCCCTCATACGGAGAAGCGTGGCTTCTGGGAGCACGTGTGTTTGTTCACGGTGTTTGTCACGCACGCGCCGCGGACTCCCTCCTGAGCCCGTGGATTCCTCTGTGAGTCCTCTCTCCTTAGAACTCCGCACACTGGGGATGATGCGGCCTGTGTGGCTGCCCCGCCGACGCGGCCCGGTGCTGCTTTTGGGGCTTTAGGGCTTTGCCTTGGCTGTCGATTGCGGGACGCGTCCCACAAGCACGCAGaccgtggtgggggggggcgggggcgtgcCAAGTCACCGTCCTCACTCCCGCCCGGTCTGTCCTCACAGATGGGTGAGCCCCCAGCTGGGACCTTCGGGTCCGAGGTCAGCACCGTGGGGCCTCGGACCGTTGTCACAGGAGAGCAGCTGGCGGGACAGAGTTAAGCTGGGAGGCGGCACCTGGTCCTGCTCTTCCTCGTAGGAGGCGGACGGGACTCCGTCCTGCTGCTGTGCACGCGGTCGCCGTCCCCGCTGCTCCTGCGGCTTCCCCTCGCTCCCCTGacgtctgtctccctctcatttgTGTGCGTGCAGGCGCTTCCCCAGAACGGCAGTAACTAGGTTTGTGTTTCAGGTGGCAGAATTGTGTCCTCGAAGCCCTTTGCGCCTCTGAACTTCAGAATAAACAGCAGAAACTTGAGCGGTAAGTTCTCCGTTGCTGAAGTATTAAGATCTGTGATTTCCGGCATCTGGCTGTGTCAGCATCGggtctgtcccccccccccccccccccccccccccccccccccccccccccccccccccgcccccccgcccccgccccatgCCAGGACTGCCCTGGTTGTCATGACCACAGACCTGCCCTGTGTCCCCTGGGGGCAGAGTGGCCCCGGGTGGGTGTCGAAGGCGGGACAGCTCAGGAGAACTCAGGGAGGGGTCTGTCACAGAGGTGGCTGTCCTGCATAGCATGGGCTGCACCTCAGGCCCCTGGGCCAAGCCACATGGGCCCCGGGGCTCATGACCTCTTGTGTGCTGCTGGAGGCTCCTGCAGCCACGTTGCTCTTCAGTCGCCCTCTAAGCGCTCTCCGACCCCACGGGGGCTTGTCGCCATCCTCCTTGGACAAGCCCCTCGGGGGAGGGGGACTGATGCGAGCACCTCACCTGGCCTCCCACCTGTCTTttgtgaggagggagagagtcccCACAAAACCGCGCAGagcctccccccacacacacaccccgctcACCCCTTGGGCGCAGGAGGGGCCCTAACCGCAGCCCGTTGTGCGCAGACATCGGCACCATCATGCGCGTCGTGGAGCTCTCGCCCCTGAAGGGCTCTGTGTCCTGGACGGGGAAGCCAGTCTCCTACTACCTGCACACCATCGACCGCACCATAGTGAGTGCCCCACgcgtgcggggtgggggggcccggCGCTCTCCACGGCCCCAGCCCTTGTGTGGGGCGGGCCTTGTCCCGGGTGGCTCGTGACAGGGTCGGGCCCCACACGCTGGGAGCCCGGAGTCGGGTCGGCCCCTACAGACGTCGGCCTGGGGGACTCTGTGCCACCCTCCCGAGAGTGCCCGCTGGCTGTGCATCCGGGACGTTGCTTTCGTCCTGAAAGGGTTGGGGCTGACTTCTAACaagagttttcctttcctttttgtatttttagcttGAAAACTATTTTTCTAGTCTGAAAAACCCAAAACTCAGGGTAAGTCTGTGTTCTTCCCTCGCCTGAACAGCGTGTGTGTGCTGCCTGTTGGGGTGTGCGGGTTGCAAGTGGCCACACACGCACAGGTGCTGGTCTGTGTGACGGGGTCTGGGTCACGGCCCTGCCCGCGCACACCCGCCTCGTCCTTAACGGCCGCGGCTGGCCCACGGTTCTTATGCGCGTTTTGGCAGCGGGTTGAGCGGGTCTCTGAAGTGGGCTTTGGTGACGTGGGCGTTTGTGCTGAAGGGCGGCGAGCGGCCCTCGTGCTGTCCTGGCCTGAGTCGCCATCCGAGGGCAGAGCGGCCGCCCCCGTAGCGGGGCGCCAGCCTGGGTCCTGACTGCGCCGGCCGCCTGGTTCCTGCATTCCTCCCAGTGCTCACGCCCTTCCCGCTGCGGCCTCGTGGCCGCTGTCCGTTTGTTCCGTACGTCTCTCCgagagcttttctttctttctggggaCTCAGACAAGTCCGTGTGCAAGAGAGGCCTGTCAGACGGCCAGCTCCTGCCACCCGGGGCCCTGTGTCCTTCCCACCGTAGCCGGGCACCTGTGCCCACAGCCCTGCAGCTGCCGGCCCGCCCGGGTGTTGCCGGGAGCCCAGGCCGGCGGCAGTGTCTGCCCTCGGGCACAGGCCTCTCTCGGTGTGGCGGTGTGGCAAAGCTCGCCGCCCACGGGAGGGAAAGGACCGTCGGGCGGCTCGTCTGCCTAGAggttggcggggggagggggcgctgcaCTCTCGGGCTCcgctgtgcctcggtttccccgccTGTGCTGGTGGCGCACCGCGAGCCGTGCAGGAGGGGCCCGGCCGAGCCCGCGCATCCGCAAACGCCCACCGCTTGCTTTCCAGGAGGAGCAAGAGGCGGCTCGGCGCCGGCAGCAGCGAGAGAACAAGAGCAACACGGCCACTCCCACCAAGGTGCCCGAGAGCAAGGCTGCCGTGGCCGCGGACACCCCCGTGGTGAGCGCTCACCGCGCGCCCTGCGCCCGGGGGCCCCTGCTCCGTGGCGGGCGGCTCCCGTGACTTACCGGGAACGCGCGTCCCCGACGAGGGCATCGCGTCCCCTTGACGTCCCGCTGCCCGCTGTCTGCTAGGATTCCGGTGCCGAGGAAGAGAAGGCTGGGACGACCGCCATCAAAAAGCCGTCCCCCTCCAAAGCCCGGAAGAAGAAGCTGAACAAGAAGGGGCGGAAAATGGCCGGCAGGAAGCGCGGGCGCCCCAAGAAGATGAGCGCTGCCAACCCCGAGCGCAAGCCCCGGAAGAGCCAAACTGCACTGGACCTCCTGCACGCCCCGGCCTCGTCGCAGACGGCGGCGCCCTCGCCACAGGGTGAGTCGGCCGCGAGCGGGCCCACAGCCCCCCTCACCTCTCCACCTCGGGGCTCAGGCTGCGGTGACGGCTCGTGCGCCGAGTGGCTCGGTGCCACAGGCGCACTGGGGCGTCCCCCGGGCCTGTCTACGCCCGGGCGCCCCGCCCCGGAGCGTGTCCCGCTCCGGGCCTTGCCAGCATCCTGCCGACCCAGGCTCTGGTGAAGAGCTGGGATTTCTTCGGTCGCGAGGGGACGCGTGTCTGCTTCCGGAACTGCCGGGATGCGTGTCTGCCATCGTCCTTGGCCGAGCGCGTTCGGTCACGTCGTTACAAAGACCCGGCAGTTCCGTGGAACGGACTGGCCGGGCCCCGGGAGCGTCAGTCTGCCGCCGACGCGTGAACCTGCTTCTCCCCGCAGATGCGTACAGGTCACCTCATAGCCCCTTCTATCAGCTACCTCCCTGCGTGCAGCGGCACGCCCCCGACCGGCCGCTGCTGGCAGCCACCCCGCCCGCACTGCAGAAGCTGCTAGGTGAGCCGCGGCCTGGCCTGCGGGCCCCCATGCTGGGCGCCCTGGCCTCAGGCTCAGTGCCGCCCGGTGGGCGCCTGGGCCTTGGGTCAGCCCGGCCCCCTGGTCGCCTGAGGTCGGGGCTCCGCCCCAGGGCATGTGGGGccatttctggggggggggggggggggcgtctgcGGCTGTCTGGACTGCGGTGCTTCTGGTCTCGAGGGGGCGGGGCCCAGGATGCCGCGCAGTGCTCCCCAGAGAACAGTCCGGGCCGTATCTAcggcagtgggtgggggaggcCCCATCTACGCACACGCTCACGATGCTAGGCCGGGTGCACCTGTTGCTCGTCTAAACATCAGGCAAAGGAAACCCCTTCCGTGCTTCGGGCGTCGCCGGTTCCCTCGGTTCAACATCAGTAGCCCGTGTTTACCAAAAAACCGGCAGATTCAATAACACGGCCTTGCGGGGAGGTCGACACCGGGGAGCGGTGGCAGGAGCCGCGAGGGGCTCCAGAGGGCACCGAGGGCCCTGGCCTGATGGCAGGAGGTGACCTCCAGCAGCCTCTGGGGACAGCGGCCACGCCCTCCCACGCCAGTTTCTGAAGGGCCCCATGGGGTCACGTCTGCAGTGAAGTCACCTCGCTTCCTCCTAGAATCCTTCAAGATTCAGTACCTGCAGTTCTTGGCCTACACCAAGACCGCCCAGTACAAGGCCAGCCTTCAGCAGCTGCTGGACCAGGAGAAGgtgagccctgccctgggcacccTCACGGAGCGGTTCTGCCCCCTGGGTCCCGAACGCTGCCGGGCTGTCCTGGGCCTGGAGGCATAACCCGGCAGGGGCTCCCATGCCCGTAGGAGCAGTGACGGTCTCCACAGGACCAGTCACCTGCCCCTGCAGGGTCTGGAGAGGCTGCGGGACGTTGCTCCTCACCGAGCAGCGATGCTCTCCACCACTGAGATGGGCCAAGGGTCGTCGGCCTTCTGGGCCGGGGCGTGTCCCACCgtgggaaggggtgtggggggacGGGGCCTCCCGTCACCGTGCTGCGCCCCTGCAGGAGAAGAACGCCCGGCTGCTGGGGGCCGCACAGCAGCTGTTCGGCCACTGCCAGGCCCAGAAAGAGGAGATCAAGAGGCTCTTCCAGCAGAAACTGGATGAGGTAGGGGTGCCGAGACCGCATCACCACCCTGGGCGGGCAGCGTGCGGGCCAGGGCACGGCCCAGGGAGTGGAGATCTGGAAGGATCTTCTCCTTCCTGGGGTTTTGACCTTTCACCTGTTCTGACGGCGGGTTCCGGAACGTGGGAGGGCTCGCGCCCCTTTCCCGGGCGGCCGCCCCCCGGGCCCCTCCTTACCGGCCCCACCCCTTGCCCGCCATGGCGCACCCCCGCACGAAAGCCCACCCGTGCTATCGTGTGTCCACAGCTGGGGGTGAAGGCGCTGACCTACAACGACCTGATTCAGGCGCAGAAGGAGATCTCGGCCCATAACCAGCAGCTGAGGGAGCAGACAGAGCAGCTGCAGGAGGACAACAGGGAGCTGAGGAGCCAGAGCCTGCAGCTGGTGGGCGGGGGGCGGCCTTCTGGGGCAcacggggtggggagaggggcgggggagggggcacatgGGGCGGGGGCGTGGCCTGGAAACGGTCATTCTGTGTGCACCCTGGACAGGCAGGATGACAGGGTGCTCGTGGGGCCCGACGTCCTTCCCGAGGACGGGTTTCCCAGGCCCCCCCTCACCCGACTCCAGTCCGGCTCATTCTGGGAACGCTGAGGTCCCTTCCTGGGCTCTCAAAGGACGCGGGAGCCAGCGGGGCCCAGGGCCCTGCCAAAGGCCCTGACGCTTTCACCAGACGTGGCTTTGTAGGTGGCCCAGGCTTTCGCGTTTCTGCCACCCATGCTGGGCTCCCGAATGCGCCCCTAGGGCTAGGGCGCGGGCCTCTCGGGACCTCGCTCCCACGGGGCTCAGGGCACGTTGCTGGACGGGCAGGAGCGCCACTTCTCACGGGGCCTCCCCGTTCGGTCCTGAGGACCCTCATCTTGTCCCCCTTGGGTGTTCCCACAGGGGACCCCGGTCTCCCCGTTGGGCTGCCTTCTCAGCCTCGCCTTCCCTCAGCGGGGGGTCCCTTCCCTGGGCCTGCAGGCCCTCAGGGACACCTGTCCGGTGTCTGCCTTGTGCCGGGTGGACCTGCgcccaccccgccctccccgcgGGCTCACGACTGCGGCCTCCCCGTCCCTGCAGCTCAAGGCTCGGTGTGAGGAGTTGAAACTGGACTGGTCCACGCTGTCGCTGGAGAACCTGCTGAAGGAGAAGCAGGCCCTGAGGAGCCAGATCTCCGAGAAGCAGAGGCACTGCCTGGAGCTGCAGGTGGGGGCCCCTCTGGGCTTTGATGCATCAAGAACGCGGGAAGTGCCCCCCGCCAGCCCCCCGAAACCACCCTGCTCCCGAGCACAGGATACGGGTTGTGTTGCTGCAGTGACGGCGGCCCTGATGCCCCATCTTggcccccggggagggggggggggggggggcgccgggcTTGGCGTCCGAGGGGCCCCACTTGCTCCCGGGGCGGCTCGGGTTCCATTAGAAACCTGGGATTCCCTCGGCGCCCCTACCCACCTGGGGGTGGGTGCCGCAGCGGCCCCCGGGGAGGGCAGTGCTCGCGCACCCCGCCACAGAGCTTGCACTGCTCGCTGAGGACGGTGACGTGTGAGTCCAGGTCAGCGGGGACACAGGGCAAGAAGGAAGGGGGAGCAGGGGGGCCCTCGTGCCCTCACGTTCCTCGGCTGCTGGCTGACCGGGTGACCCCACGACCAGTTGTGCTCTCTGAAGGGTTGTGGCCCAGGCGTCCCCTCCTGCTGAGCCAGCAGCACGTGGCACAGGGAATAGGCCTGCCGACCCTGTCGGCCGGGCCGGGTCCTGTTTCCACAGACACACCAGCAGGAGGAGCTGCTGGGCCCTGACCCTTCCGCATAGTAAAGAGCGAGGTGCTTTCGTTACgggaagagaacaaaacagagaggcCTCAGAGGGGGCGTCTCGTGTCCCCAGTGACCGAGAGGGAGCGCGGCAGGAGGGCTCCTCGCGGACGGAGCGCCCGTAGCCTCCTTCACAGCCGGGGCCGCCCCGTCCCGTCCCCTTTCCCACGAGTGCGCGTCGGCAGAGCTGCTCTGGACGCCCCGGAGCCTCTCGACCCGTGCGGGGTGCCCGGCGGCGCTGGCTTCTCCGTCACCCACAAAGCCGGCCCGCGTCCTTCCCGCCTTCCCGGGCCTGTCCCTCGGGTGCCTTGCTGGGCGCGGCCCGGCCGGCCGGTCCCCAGGCCGGCGGCGGCGGGCCTGACCCCCCTCCTCTTGCAGATCAGCATCGTGGAGCTGGAGAAGAGCCAGCGGCAGCAAGAGCTTCTGCAGCTCAAGTCCTGCGTGCCGCCCGACGACGCCCTGCCGGCGCACCTGCGCGGGAAAGGCGCCCTGGGCCGGGAGCCGGAGGCGGACCCCGGCCGGCTGCACCTCGACCTGGACTGCTCTAGGTTCTCCCTGCCGCACTTCAGCAGCGCCAGCCCGGAACTCTCCATGAACGGCCACGCGGCCAGCTACGAGCTCTGCGGTGCGCTGAGCCGGCCCCCGTCCAAGCAGAACACCCCCCAGTACCTGGCCTCCCCGCTGGACCAGGAGGTCGTGCCCTGCACCCCCAGCCACGGCAGCCGGCCGAGGCTCGAGAAGGTGTCCGGCCTGGCCTTGCCGGACTACACCAGGCTGTCCCCGGCCAAGCTGGTGCTGAGGCGGCACCTCAGCCAGGACCACGCGGCCGGCGGCAAGACGGCGGCCGGGGAGCTGCACCCGCGGTGAGTCTGCGTGTGGCACGCCGCCAGCCCTGTTCTGGTGCCCTGGGGCCACCTTGGGGTTCTTAGGGCGAGACCCCAGCGGTTCAGAAGAGATTCGGGGCGTTTGCTGGGCCCGGGATGCCAGCTCTGGGTGCAACACCCCGGCTCTGGCGGCTCCCCGGAGAACGAGCCAGAGATGCGTCTTCTTCCAGAGCCGAGCACGCCAAGGAGAACGGCCTTCCGTACCAGAGCCCGGGCATCGCCAACGGCATCAAGCTGAGCCCTCAGGACCCCCGGCCCTCGTCCCCCGTGGCCTTACAGatgacaggggagaggggcggcgAGAAGGTGAGGGCGGGGCGCTCGGCAGGCATCCTGAGCCAGGTGAGGGCCACGCCAGGCTTCGGGGGGGCCGGGGGTGAGCCTGGAAACGGTGCTGAGCCCCTGTGGGAGGCTGTTGCCCgcaggctggaggaggagggcggTGGTTTCGTTCGTGAGCGGAAGGCGGCAGGTGTGAGGGGCAGCGTGTGGGTCACGGCGTGGGGACCTGAGGTTGGGGGGAGGCGGGACCCCGAATTTCGGGAGGAGCCGTGGGGGGGTTTTACTGGGACAAGGGGCCTTCTCCTGTGGCGGGAGGTCCCCGTGTCCTTCGGGTGGTGCTCGTGGCCCGGCGTTAGCGGTCAGCGGGAGCAAGGAGGGTGTGGCCGTGTGTCTGCAGGGTTTGAAGGAGCGTGCCTATGCCAGCAGCGGGGAGGCCATCACCAGCCTGCCTGTCAGCATCCCGCTCAGCACCGTGCAGCCCAGCAAGCTGCCCGTCAGCATCCCTCTGGCCAGCGTGGTGCTGCCCAGCCGTGCCGAGAAAGTGGTGAGTGGACGCCGGGCGGGGAAGGTGCCGGCGACCTGCTCTCGCAGGCCCGGGCCCTCGGGCTGCAGGGCTGTGGTGTGTAGGCAGAAGGGGGGGTCTCgtttcattttttcccacaaGGCCTGGTAGTTCCCTTTTGTGAGCTTGTGCGCTGGTACGTTCGGAGCGGACCGCCCTGCTCCGGGACGTTGGAACGCCCAGATTCCGGGGCTCCTCACGGCGACGTTTTCCCGTGTTTGTTTCAGGTCTGTTTTTGTAAAAGGGGGCGCGCGCGGGTGGAGAGGGACTAAAAGTCTGGATTCGGTACAGGCGTGCAGCCCGTCTCCCCTCCTGGTGGCTCACTTTTGGCCGTCCCGCCTCACGTGTGTGCCCCCGCGAATGGCAGAAACGGCAGTGTCTCGTGTGATGCGGgcctttctttgtgtttattgaGATACGAGTCACGGACGGCCCACCCGCGTAGAGCGTACTTTAGTGGTTTTAATACGTTTGGTTATGCAGCCATACCCGTTCACAGGTTCATTCACACAGGTGGACTCCCACCCCGTGTGGCCTCTCGTGTCGggttccctccctgagcgtcGCGTGTTCGGGGTCCGTCCgcggggtggcgggggcgggCGCCTCGCTCCTGCTGGCGGCCGAGGGACGTGTGCGTGTGTGGAGGGCCACGCTGCGCTTCTCTGTTTGTCCGAGGGTGGAcgtttgtttccacctttggccATTGTGGATCACGCTGCCGTGAACGTGCACGCACAGGTTTGGTGTGGGTGGCGTCTTCGCCCCGTTCCATACGGGAGTGGAATCACTGGTTGCGTCATAGCTGCAGCCCGTCCCGTCTCTCCTTGATCCCTCCGTCCCTAGCCTGACGTTGGCCGTTAGCCACAGCTATCCTTTCAAACCCAAGTCGCCTTGTCAGAACCTTCTGGTGACTGCCCACGGTGCTCAGACCCAAGCAGGTCCCTTTCCTCCTATGTGCCGGCTCTCACCTACCTGCCGTTCTCCCTGCCTCCGGCCCTTTGCACCTCCCGTGGCTTACATCTGGGACGCTCTTCTTGACCTTCACCTGCCAGCCCAGGCTCAGCTGACAGTgcatcctttttctccacagagAAGCACCCCCAGCCCCGTGCCGCAGACCCGAGAGTCCTTGTCCACACTTGAAAAGCAGATGGGCACTAATGCACACAGCGCCGGAAGCAAAAGTCTTGCCCCAGCCCCTGCAGGTCGGTGGGCTCCTCCTGCTCCTGGGTCCCTGCCCCTGGCCCTTCCCCCGTGGCCCAGCTGGCCCACCTCCTCCCGGCCGCGGGGTCTGAGGTGTTGCATCGGGGCTGTCGTCACGCAACACGACCAGCTCTGGGCGGTTGGGGGCTTCTCGTGTGGGCTTCGGCAGGGCTCGCGACCCTCGGGCCTCGGCATCCCGACGTGAACGTGCTCACTCTGGCTGTCTTTCAGCCCGGGAGGTGGGCCTCAGCCGGTAGGCGATGTCCTCATCAAGCTGCTGTGGGCGTTTCTAGCCCGGTGCCGGTTCTCCTTCAGGGAGCGCCAGTGGTTGAGGCCGCACGCGCCGGCAGAGGCCCCACGGACTTTCTGTAGCAGCCAGGTGGCACTCCGCGGTCCGTTGGGTCTCTGCCCCCCTGTGCGGCTCTGTGGCTGGAGAGCGCGTGGCCCGGGATGTGTGTGCAGGACGATAGTGTTTACGCAGCAGGCGCCCGGACCGCTGGACCCACGGGCTGGTCTTGAGTTAGCCGGCCCCCGTGCCGACACGCGGCCTGTAGGAGGGGAGGCCCTGCCTCCAGTCCCCGGCACAGCAGCCCCCCTGGCGCCGGGGCCGGGCCTCGGTCTGCACAAAAGACGTTCACGTGCTCGGGGCTTCCCCCACGCTTGGTGAGGCTCCTGGGGCGGGCCGCGAAAGGGCTCCCTGGGGGTGCCCAGCACGCATCCGGAGCTGCGGGCCCCCAGTCCAGAAGTGCCGGGAGCCCGGGGGCGCCCGGGGCTGGGCGGGCATCTCTCGCACCGCCGAGCTTGGTTCGCGGGCGCCTGTGTCCGGGTGCTCGAAGGAACCACGTGTAGGGCAGGTTCGTGGGTGCTGAGCTCCCTCACCAGCTGCACCCACGCGGGTCCCCTTGGCCACTCTGCGCTGGGCTCCCCTGAGAAACTGTCTTTTCCGGCAGGCTTCTACGCGGGCTCGGTGGCCGTCAGCCCAGCCCCCCTTGCTTCCGGAGCGGATCCCGGCACCTCTGACGAGGTCCCCAGCGCGGGCGGTCTGTTTGCCAGCGTGGGGTCCTGTGGCTCCACCCCGCAGCACCCGCCCCTGCTGCCGCAGCCCCGCAGCTCTGGCGCAGCCTCGCCCGCCCACCCGCTCTGTGCCAGCCCCCGCCTGGGTGGCGCCGCCCAGGGCCCGCTCCCTGACGCCAACAAAGGGGACCTTCCTCCCGAGGCCGGCTTCTCGGACCCCGAGGGCGAAGCCAAGCGGAGGATCGTCTTCACCGTCTCGGCCGGCGGGGGCAGCACCAAGCAGTCGCCTCCCAGCAAGCCCAGCCCTCTGCCCACGGGCGGCCGTGGGGACGGCAGCCAGGGCCACGGGCAGGACAGCCGCAAGCGGGGCAGAAGGAAGCGGGCGGCGGCAGGGACCCCCGGCCTGAGCTCAGGCGTGTCGCCCAAGCGCCGGGCCCTGCCGTCCGTGGCCGGCCTCTTCACGCAGTCTTCAGGGTCCCCCCTGAACCTGAACTCCATGGTAAGGCTGGGAacgggcgggggcgggagggcgTGTTCTGTGCCCAGCCCGGCCGGGGCGGCAGGGCCCCCGGAGCACAGCCAGGCCTCGGCCCCCTCGCCCCGGCACTGCCCCGGAGCGTCCGGTGCTCTGGGAGCCTG
The Panthera uncia isolate 11264 chromosome A2, Puncia_PCG_1.0, whole genome shotgun sequence genome window above contains:
- the DOT1L gene encoding histone-lysine N-methyltransferase, H3 lysine-79 specific isoform X1, with protein sequence MGEKLELRLKSPVGAEPAVYPWPLPVYDKHHDAAHEIIETIRWVCEEIPDLKLAMENYVLIDYDTKSFESMQRLCDKYNRAIDSIHQLWKGTTQPMKLNTRPSNGLLRHILQQVYNHSVTDPEKLNNYEPFSPEVYGETSFDLVAQMIDEIKMTEDDLFVDLGSGVGQVVLQVAAATNCKHHYGVEKADIPAKYAETMDREFRKWMKWYGKKHAEYTLERGDFLSEEWRERIANTSVIFVNNFAFGPEVDHQLKERFANMKEGGRIVSSKPFAPLNFRINSRNLSDIGTIMRVVELSPLKGSVSWTGKPVSYYLHTIDRTILENYFSSLKNPKLREEQEAARRRQQRENKSNTATPTKVPESKAAVAADTPVDSGAEEEKAGTTAIKKPSPSKARKKKLNKKGRKMAGRKRGRPKKMSAANPERKPRKSQTALDLLHAPASSQTAAPSPQDAYRSPHSPFYQLPPCVQRHAPDRPLLAATPPALQKLLESFKIQYLQFLAYTKTAQYKASLQQLLDQEKEKNARLLGAAQQLFGHCQAQKEEIKRLFQQKLDELGVKALTYNDLIQAQKEISAHNQQLREQTEQLQEDNRELRSQSLQLLKARCEELKLDWSTLSLENLLKEKQALRSQISEKQRHCLELQISIVELEKSQRQQELLQLKSCVPPDDALPAHLRGKGALGREPEADPGRLHLDLDCSRFSLPHFSSASPELSMNGHAASYELCGALSRPPSKQNTPQYLASPLDQEVVPCTPSHGSRPRLEKVSGLALPDYTRLSPAKLVLRRHLSQDHAAGGKTAAGELHPRAEHAKENGLPYQSPGIANGIKLSPQDPRPSSPVALQMTGERGGEKGLKERAYASSGEAITSLPVSIPLSTVQPSKLPVSIPLASVVLPSRAEKVRSTPSPVPQTRESLSTLEKQMGTNAHSAGSKSLAPAPAGFYAGSVAVSPAPLASGADPGTSDEVPSAGGLFASVGSCGSTPQHPPLLPQPRSSGAASPAHPLCASPRLGGAAQGPLPDANKGDLPPEAGFSDPEGEAKRRIVFTVSAGGGSTKQSPPSKPSPLPTGGRGDGSQGHGQDSRKRGRRKRAAAGTPGLSSGVSPKRRALPSVAGLFTQSSGSPLNLNSMVSNINQPLEITAISSPESLKSSPVPYQDSDQPPVLKKEKPLSQTNGAHYSPLTSDEEQGSEDEPGSTRIERKIATISLESRSPPKTLENGGGLAGRKPPPAGEPANSSKWKSTFSPISDLGLAKCADSPLQAGSALSHNSLFAFRPPLEEPGSADAKLAAHPRKSFPGALSGAGGLSPSSNPPNGFAFSGGLAADLSLHSFSDGASLSHKVPEAAGLGAPLSFPAPRGKDSAAEPGPFVNKRQLDGAGGPKGREAGEPGPPACGPPDKASLAHGKPGKGRDREPDLKNGHNLFIAAANVPPGGLLSGPGLATAASSVVSAAPSAQAHRPFLGTFAPGPQFALGPMSLQANLGSSVLQSLFGSVPAAGLVHVSSAATRLTNSHAMGSFPSGVAGGAVGGVFNHAVPSASAHPFGASFGSGAACRSATLSLTPLQAVAGAPPPPPPGQPALPAPPPPNAALPPAPALLPANSEPALLQNLASLPANQAFLPASSAASLQPANASLSIKLASLPHKAPRPSFTVHHQPLPGLALAQAAPVIPQASSTGPSAVWVSLGMPPPYAARLAGVKPR